The Anopheles bellator unplaced genomic scaffold, idAnoBellAS_SP24_06.2 scaffold00509_ctg1, whole genome shotgun sequence genomic sequence aagttgccctaaactccacccaatcgaaaattattgggcaacaatcaattggaagttgaaaaatactggaaaggtgatgcggaatgccTGATGAATGCCTGAATGCCTGatgtggaccagaagattgtgcagaaaattatagcGCGCATTctaaagaaagttcgtgatttcatccgatgaccgacataataaatttctgaaatttttctcttaaagtacaataaaatacctgTAATTGGATACCTTGAtgtgtttcctaagtcaaaccaaccccgagatagagctaatgcaattgttcccgattctaactgggccatgctttacaagaaaagtaaaaaatttgtgTCCTCTAAGCTTACAAAtatgcccttttaggtacatattttatggtattattgaataaattatgaaatgaaacatatgttaggaatataattatccgtacaatatcgtcattaagtcatggcaggaagttaaaacagaagttgttgtgaaatcattaaaaaaatatggcatcagcaatgctatggatggatctgaagatgtcgcaatttttgaggactcttcagagagtgacaatgaggagttCATTGAAGGGAAATTAGAGAATCtgaatttgtcagacagcagtaaatctgagtttgaagattattacgaaatatgaaatactagtatgtcttttgcaatgtatacgcattttatctttagtctactttagaatacTTAAAGAACATgtagaataatacattattatcctttgatatttgttgaatatcacatatctgaaaaatgtataataaaaaactttgtttccaatttttttctcttaaagtatGGGTGCtcgttatacacggaaaaatacggtaatttttatttttcgaaggTTTTGAAAAGGGACTTATGAACAAATGTAGAAAATGTTTAAGGACTCTCTGTTTAAGGAAAATGTGTaaggatatcgtattggaaaatcatcgaatcactgaaagagatttagtacacggcctagccatctcattgagcagtgtaaCCAATATTGTCACAGAAGTATTGTGTTTCAGAATCTACCGTATTCATCagaccaaaaaataaaattatgagTGAAAAGCGTTTcccatcaaatgatgacgtcataacagcaACAACGCTTCCGCAGTTTTTTGAAGCTCTTCCAgtttcagggatggaatttataaattgtaGTCTCCTTGAAACTCATTGCTTGCCAGCAGCGCTGCTGTTGAGCTCCAGTTGTCGAGCGTTTAACCTAAACCGATCCTGCGTTGATCACTTCCTGCGTTGCTCATTTTCCTGGCCGATACCCGTTCTTGCGACATCGGCTCGgcttggctcggctcggccagcATGGGCTTCGGCTTCGTCTCAGTACGCCACGCCGACAATCTCGCCGCCCACGCGCTTCTCGAGGGCTTCCTTGTGCAGCATCACACCCTGCTTGGTGAACATGACCAGGTAGCCCGTGTCCATCGGGAGCAGTTCCGAGGCCCACCACTGCACCTCGTACCGGGGACACCGCTGAGGGACGGCCAGGGGCTGGAACCAGAGCGCGTGCAGTGCGACCGTGGCCCTGATCCGCGATGTGTCCT encodes the following:
- the LOC131214311 gene encoding uncharacterized protein LOC131214311 — translated: MMAKVRMYMLLNELQRAKRTDGRLSIAHNRTYLALLHKLQMERLVMAISVEDTSRIRATVALHALWFQPLAVPQRCPRYEVQWWASELLPMDTGYLVMFTKQGVMLHKEALEKRVGGEIVGVAY